A region from the Musa acuminata AAA Group cultivar baxijiao chromosome BXJ1-10, Cavendish_Baxijiao_AAA, whole genome shotgun sequence genome encodes:
- the LOC135595566 gene encoding autophagy-related protein 18g-like isoform X1 translates to MGGRGRWVGEDEQGKGQNGLLPKSMRIFSSCLKTVSSNAGSVVSSVRSAGASIAASIAAPPEDDKDQVLWAGFDKIELGPSSFKHVLLLGYSNGFQVFDVENASSVCELVSKRDGPATFLQMQPMPIKSESIEGLRASHPLLLVVAGDETNGTGVVQGGHLSASMRENKSEPRAENSILIPTAVWFYSFKSHSYVHVLKFKSAVYMVRSSPRIVAVLFATQILCFDAVTLKQKFSVLTYPLQGVPGVNIGYGPMAVGSRWLAYASDNPLVPNSGHLSPQNLTPSPGVSPSTSPGSGNLVARYAMESSKTLAAGIRNLGDMTHKTWSKYCQEILPDGCSSPLSTNLSRRSGRHPPTSHPSESDNAGMVVVTDFTSTDVISQFRAHTSPISALCFDPSGTLLVTASVHGHKINIFRIMPTRVLNGSGPARYNWTSSHVHLYTLCRGITAAVIQDISFSHYSQWISIVSSKGTCHIYVLSPFGGDASLQQQNVNGEGPVLTPNLTSPWWSAACCMMHQQSHAPPHPPPITYSVVSRIKNVNSSWLSTVSSVAASAAGKTFGPSGAVAAMFHNSLYHDLSPVPPKANSLEHLLVYSPSGLVIQYELLLSSFVEPCDSSLKALPAPLLQLQDEELHVNAEPVQWWDACRRSNWPQREEHVSIIIFNNQQDSETVIDSGDCKDNGSSCILSSANGVPGTESMGSERSWYFSNAEVQISSGKVPVWQKSKICFCLLDPLPAFEGCAEDLTHGEIEIEKLSFNEVEIRQKDLLPVFEQFHGFQSDWNDRVGGRYQTSSGGLLDPSNGPRTTEGLLGLSETRPNELVSLPLMEKSIPNESGHGLCSVIRNDVDALSEFKASAVMPRKCSAKSCIQLNLKNTDNYPVKDDSVNNGVSTRSSGLSYNGRLAVDNYSLNNNGSRKIPKTCITNTHMEQAESADSQEFGQYFDEGYCKVSGLDDCCELTEAVNDADSNSSHCEIEKTEEDGDNVNMLGGVFAFSEEG, encoded by the exons GTATTATGGGCTGGCTTTGATAAGATAGAGCTTGGTCCATCTTCCTTCAAGCATGTTCTACTTCTTGGTTATTCAAATGGATTTCAAGTGTTTGATGTGGAGAATGCTTCAAGTGTATGCGAACTGGTTTCCAAGCGTGATGGCCCAGCTACTTTTTTACAGATGCAGCCCATGCCGATCAAATCTGAATCTATTGAAGGACTCAGAGCATCACATCCTTTGCTCTTGGTTGTTGCTGGTGATGAAACCAATGGCACTGGTGTCGTGCAAGGTGGTCATCTGAGTGCATCAATGAGAGAGAACAAAAGTGAACCTCGGGCAGAAAACAGCATCTTAATTCCTACAGCCGTCTGGTTCTACTCATTCAAATCTCACAGTTATGTTCATGTTCTGAAATTCAAGTCTGCTGTATATATGGTTCGAAGCAGTCCCCGAATTGTTGCTGTGTTATTTGCTACACAA ATATTGTGTTTCGATGCAGTTACTCTTAAGCAAAAGTTCAGCGTACTTACCTATCCATTACAAGGAGTACCTGGTGTTAACATTGGTTATGGTCCAATGGCTGTTGGCTCTAGGTGGTTAGCTTATGCTTCTGATAACCCTCTTGTACCAAATTCAGGCCACCTTAGTCCACAAAATCTTACTCCCTCTCCAGGTGTCAGCCCATCAACTTCACCCGGCAGTGGAAACTTAGTTGCTCGTTATGCAATGGAATCTAGTAAAACATTGGCTGCTGGAATTCGAAATCTTGGAGATATGACTCACAAAACTTGGTCAAAATATTGCCAAGAGATACTTCCTGATGGCTGTAGTTCTCCTTTGTCAACAAATTTGAGCAGGAGATCTGGAAGACATCCACCAACTTCACATCCAAGTGAATCTGATAATGCAGGAATG GTGGTTGTTACAGATTTCACTTCAACGGATGTCATTTCACAATTTAGGGCCCATACCAGTCCGATATCTGCTCTATGTTTTGACCCAAGCGGTACTCTTTTGGTCACAGCTTCAGTACACGGGCACAAGATAAATATTTTCCGAATCATGCCAACTCGTGTACTAAATGGTTCTGGCCCAGCACGTTACAATTGGACGTCGTCGCATGTGCATCTTTACACACTATGTCGTGGGATAACAGCAGCT GTCATCCAGGATATCTCGTTTAGCCATTATAGTCAATGGATTTCAATTGTTTCATCTAAGGGTACCTGCCACATATATGTTCTATCGCCTTTTGGTGGTGATGCTAGCCTTCAACAACAAAATGTGAATGGTGAAGGACCGGTTCTAACTCCTAATCTAACGTCGCCATGGTGGTCAGCTGCATGTTGCATGATGCATCAACAGTCACATGCACCTCCTCATCCACCTCCAATTACTTATTCTGTAGTTAGTAGGATTAAAAATGTTAATTCCAGTTGGCTAAGTACTGTTAGCAGTGTTGCTGCTTCTGCAGCAGGAAAGACATTTGGACCATCAGGTGCTGTTGCTGCTATGTTTCATAATTCTCTTTACCATGATCTTTCACCGGTTCCCCCCAAGGCCAACTCTTTGGAACATCTTCTAGTTTACTCTCCGTCTGGTCTTGTCATACAATATGAACTTCTTTTATCTTCATTTGTGGAGCCTTGTGATAGCAGCTTGAAAGCTTTACCTGCTCCTTTGTTGCAACTTCAAGATGAAGAATTACATGTAAATGCTGAGCCAGTTCAGTGGTGGGATGCATGTCGAAGATCAAATTGGCCTCAAAGAGAGGAACATGTTTCCATAATTATCTTTAATAATCAACAAGATAGTGAGACTGTCATCGATTCAGGAGATTGTAAAGATAATGGAAGTTCATGTATCCTGTCAAGTGCCAATGGTGTACCTGGAACAGAGTCAATGGGAAGTGAAAGGTCCTGGTACTTTTCAAATGCAGAAGTACAGATTAGCTCAGGAAAGGTCCCAGTTTGGCAGAAATCAAAG aTTTGTTTCTGTTTGTTGGATCCACTACCAGCTTTTGAAGGTTGTGCAGAAGATCTTACTCATGGAGAAATTGAGAttgaaaaattatcttttaatgaGGTGGAAATAAGGCAAAAGGATTTACTTCCTGTTTTTGAGCAATTTCATGGATTCCAGTCAGACTGGAATGACAG GGTTGGTGGTAGATACCAAACTTCATCAGGAGGTTTGCTTGATCCAAGCAATG GGCCAAGAACCACAGAAGGTTTGCTTGGTTTAAGTGAGACAAGGCCTAATGAACTTGTTAGCTTGCCGTTGATGGAGAAGTCTATTCCTAATGAATCTGGTCATGGTTTGTGTTCAGTTATCAGAAATGATGTTGATGCATTGTCAGAATTTAAAGCATCAGCCGTAATGCCCAGAAAGTGCTCTGCCAAAAGTTGCATCCAACTTAATTTGAAAAACACTGATAACTATCCTGTCAAGGATGACTCAGTCAACAATGGTGTGTCAACAAGATCAAGTGGCCTGTCATATAATGGTAGACTGGCTGTAGATAATTACTCTCTGAACAATAATGGCAGTAGAAAAATTCCAAAGACATGTATTACCAACACCCATATGGAACAAGCTGAAAGTGCTGATTCCCAAGAGTTTGGTCAATATTTTGATGAGGGCTATTGTAAAGTATCAGGACTTGATGACTGCTGTGAGTTAACTGAAGCTGTTAATGATGCAGACAGCAACAGCAGCCATTGCGAGATAGAAAAGACCGAAGAAGATGGGGACAATGTCAATATGCTGGGAGGTGTATTTGCCTTTAGCGAAGAAG GTTGA
- the LOC135595566 gene encoding autophagy-related protein 18g-like isoform X2, whose protein sequence is MGGRGRWVGEDEQGKGQNGLLPKSMRIFSSCLKTVSSNAGSVVSSVRSAGASIAASIAAPPEDDKDQVLWAGFDKIELGPSSFKHVLLLGYSNGFQVFDVENASSVCELVSKRDGPATFLQMQPMPIKSESIEGLRASHPLLLVVAGDETNGTGVVQGGHLSASMRENKSEPRAENSILIPTAVWFYSFKSHSYVHVLKFKSAVYMVRSSPRIVAVLFATQILCFDAVTLKQKFSVLTYPLQGVPGVNIGYGPMAVGSRWLAYASDNPLVPNSGHLSPQNLTPSPGVSPSTSPGSGNLVARYAMESSKTLAAGIRNLGDMTHKTWSKYCQEILPDGCSSPLSTNLSRRSGRHPPTSHPSESDNAGMVVVTDFTSTDVISQFRAHTSPISALCFDPSGTLLVTASVHGHKINIFRIMPTRVLNGSGPARYNWTSSHVHLYTLCRGITAAVIQDISFSHYSQWISIVSSKGTCHIYVLSPFGGDASLQQQNVNGEGPVLTPNLTSPWWSAACCMMHQQSHAPPHPPPITYSVVSRIKNVNSSWLSTVSSVAASAAGKTFGPSGAVAAMFHNSLYHDLSPVPPKANSLEHLLVYSPSGLVIQYELLLSSFVEPCDSSLKALPAPLLQLQDEELHVNAEPVQWWDACRRSNWPQREEHVSIIIFNNQQDSETVIDSGDCKDNGSSCILSSANGVPGTESMGSERSWYFSNAEVQISSGKVPVWQKSKICFCLLDPLPAFEGCAEDLTHGEIEIEKLSFNEVEIRQKDLLPVFEQFHGFQSDWNDRVGGRYQTSSGGLLDPSNDSNSSHCEIEKTEEDGDNVNMLGGVFAFSEEG, encoded by the exons GTATTATGGGCTGGCTTTGATAAGATAGAGCTTGGTCCATCTTCCTTCAAGCATGTTCTACTTCTTGGTTATTCAAATGGATTTCAAGTGTTTGATGTGGAGAATGCTTCAAGTGTATGCGAACTGGTTTCCAAGCGTGATGGCCCAGCTACTTTTTTACAGATGCAGCCCATGCCGATCAAATCTGAATCTATTGAAGGACTCAGAGCATCACATCCTTTGCTCTTGGTTGTTGCTGGTGATGAAACCAATGGCACTGGTGTCGTGCAAGGTGGTCATCTGAGTGCATCAATGAGAGAGAACAAAAGTGAACCTCGGGCAGAAAACAGCATCTTAATTCCTACAGCCGTCTGGTTCTACTCATTCAAATCTCACAGTTATGTTCATGTTCTGAAATTCAAGTCTGCTGTATATATGGTTCGAAGCAGTCCCCGAATTGTTGCTGTGTTATTTGCTACACAA ATATTGTGTTTCGATGCAGTTACTCTTAAGCAAAAGTTCAGCGTACTTACCTATCCATTACAAGGAGTACCTGGTGTTAACATTGGTTATGGTCCAATGGCTGTTGGCTCTAGGTGGTTAGCTTATGCTTCTGATAACCCTCTTGTACCAAATTCAGGCCACCTTAGTCCACAAAATCTTACTCCCTCTCCAGGTGTCAGCCCATCAACTTCACCCGGCAGTGGAAACTTAGTTGCTCGTTATGCAATGGAATCTAGTAAAACATTGGCTGCTGGAATTCGAAATCTTGGAGATATGACTCACAAAACTTGGTCAAAATATTGCCAAGAGATACTTCCTGATGGCTGTAGTTCTCCTTTGTCAACAAATTTGAGCAGGAGATCTGGAAGACATCCACCAACTTCACATCCAAGTGAATCTGATAATGCAGGAATG GTGGTTGTTACAGATTTCACTTCAACGGATGTCATTTCACAATTTAGGGCCCATACCAGTCCGATATCTGCTCTATGTTTTGACCCAAGCGGTACTCTTTTGGTCACAGCTTCAGTACACGGGCACAAGATAAATATTTTCCGAATCATGCCAACTCGTGTACTAAATGGTTCTGGCCCAGCACGTTACAATTGGACGTCGTCGCATGTGCATCTTTACACACTATGTCGTGGGATAACAGCAGCT GTCATCCAGGATATCTCGTTTAGCCATTATAGTCAATGGATTTCAATTGTTTCATCTAAGGGTACCTGCCACATATATGTTCTATCGCCTTTTGGTGGTGATGCTAGCCTTCAACAACAAAATGTGAATGGTGAAGGACCGGTTCTAACTCCTAATCTAACGTCGCCATGGTGGTCAGCTGCATGTTGCATGATGCATCAACAGTCACATGCACCTCCTCATCCACCTCCAATTACTTATTCTGTAGTTAGTAGGATTAAAAATGTTAATTCCAGTTGGCTAAGTACTGTTAGCAGTGTTGCTGCTTCTGCAGCAGGAAAGACATTTGGACCATCAGGTGCTGTTGCTGCTATGTTTCATAATTCTCTTTACCATGATCTTTCACCGGTTCCCCCCAAGGCCAACTCTTTGGAACATCTTCTAGTTTACTCTCCGTCTGGTCTTGTCATACAATATGAACTTCTTTTATCTTCATTTGTGGAGCCTTGTGATAGCAGCTTGAAAGCTTTACCTGCTCCTTTGTTGCAACTTCAAGATGAAGAATTACATGTAAATGCTGAGCCAGTTCAGTGGTGGGATGCATGTCGAAGATCAAATTGGCCTCAAAGAGAGGAACATGTTTCCATAATTATCTTTAATAATCAACAAGATAGTGAGACTGTCATCGATTCAGGAGATTGTAAAGATAATGGAAGTTCATGTATCCTGTCAAGTGCCAATGGTGTACCTGGAACAGAGTCAATGGGAAGTGAAAGGTCCTGGTACTTTTCAAATGCAGAAGTACAGATTAGCTCAGGAAAGGTCCCAGTTTGGCAGAAATCAAAG aTTTGTTTCTGTTTGTTGGATCCACTACCAGCTTTTGAAGGTTGTGCAGAAGATCTTACTCATGGAGAAATTGAGAttgaaaaattatcttttaatgaGGTGGAAATAAGGCAAAAGGATTTACTTCCTGTTTTTGAGCAATTTCATGGATTCCAGTCAGACTGGAATGACAG GGTTGGTGGTAGATACCAAACTTCATCAGGAGGTTTGCTTGATCCAAGCAATG ACAGCAACAGCAGCCATTGCGAGATAGAAAAGACCGAAGAAGATGGGGACAATGTCAATATGCTGGGAGGTGTATTTGCCTTTAGCGAAGAAG GTTGA
- the LOC135595566 gene encoding autophagy-related protein 18g-like isoform X3: protein MGGRGRWVGEDEQGKGQNGLLPKSMRIFSSCLKTVSSNAGSVVSSVRSAGASIAASIAAPPEDDKDQVLWAGFDKIELGPSSFKHVLLLGYSNGFQVFDVENASSVCELVSKRDGPATFLQMQPMPIKSESIEGLRASHPLLLVVAGDETNGTGVVQGGHLSASMRENKSEPRAENSILIPTAVWFYSFKSHSYVHVLKFKSAVYMVRSSPRIVAVLFATQILCFDAVTLKQKFSVLTYPLQGVPGVNIGYGPMAVGSRWLAYASDNPLVPNSGHLSPQNLTPSPGVSPSTSPGSGNLVARYAMESSKTLAAGIRNLGDMTHKTWSKYCQEILPDGCSSPLSTNLSRRSGRHPPTSHPSESDNAGMVVVTDFTSTDVISQFRAHTSPISALCFDPSGTLLVTASVHGHKINIFRIMPTRVLNGSGPARYNWTSSHVHLYTLCRGITAAVIQDISFSHYSQWISIVSSKGTCHIYVLSPFGGDASLQQQNVNGEGPVLTPNLTSPWWSAACCMMHQQSHAPPHPPPITYSVVSRIKNVNSSWLSTVSSVAASAAGKTFGPSGAVAAMFHNSLYHDLSPVPPKANSLEHLLVYSPSGLVIQYELLLSSFVEPCDSSLKALPAPLLQLQDEELHVNAEPVQWWDACRRSNWPQREEHVSIIIFNNQQDSETVIDSGDCKDNGSSCILSSANGVPGTESMGSERSWYFSNAEVQISSGKVPVWQKSKICFCLLDPLPAFEGCAEDLTHGEIEIEKLSFNEVEIRQKDLLPVFEQFHGFQSDWNDRQYIAPEAAASFLAAIRWSCNRGWW from the exons GTATTATGGGCTGGCTTTGATAAGATAGAGCTTGGTCCATCTTCCTTCAAGCATGTTCTACTTCTTGGTTATTCAAATGGATTTCAAGTGTTTGATGTGGAGAATGCTTCAAGTGTATGCGAACTGGTTTCCAAGCGTGATGGCCCAGCTACTTTTTTACAGATGCAGCCCATGCCGATCAAATCTGAATCTATTGAAGGACTCAGAGCATCACATCCTTTGCTCTTGGTTGTTGCTGGTGATGAAACCAATGGCACTGGTGTCGTGCAAGGTGGTCATCTGAGTGCATCAATGAGAGAGAACAAAAGTGAACCTCGGGCAGAAAACAGCATCTTAATTCCTACAGCCGTCTGGTTCTACTCATTCAAATCTCACAGTTATGTTCATGTTCTGAAATTCAAGTCTGCTGTATATATGGTTCGAAGCAGTCCCCGAATTGTTGCTGTGTTATTTGCTACACAA ATATTGTGTTTCGATGCAGTTACTCTTAAGCAAAAGTTCAGCGTACTTACCTATCCATTACAAGGAGTACCTGGTGTTAACATTGGTTATGGTCCAATGGCTGTTGGCTCTAGGTGGTTAGCTTATGCTTCTGATAACCCTCTTGTACCAAATTCAGGCCACCTTAGTCCACAAAATCTTACTCCCTCTCCAGGTGTCAGCCCATCAACTTCACCCGGCAGTGGAAACTTAGTTGCTCGTTATGCAATGGAATCTAGTAAAACATTGGCTGCTGGAATTCGAAATCTTGGAGATATGACTCACAAAACTTGGTCAAAATATTGCCAAGAGATACTTCCTGATGGCTGTAGTTCTCCTTTGTCAACAAATTTGAGCAGGAGATCTGGAAGACATCCACCAACTTCACATCCAAGTGAATCTGATAATGCAGGAATG GTGGTTGTTACAGATTTCACTTCAACGGATGTCATTTCACAATTTAGGGCCCATACCAGTCCGATATCTGCTCTATGTTTTGACCCAAGCGGTACTCTTTTGGTCACAGCTTCAGTACACGGGCACAAGATAAATATTTTCCGAATCATGCCAACTCGTGTACTAAATGGTTCTGGCCCAGCACGTTACAATTGGACGTCGTCGCATGTGCATCTTTACACACTATGTCGTGGGATAACAGCAGCT GTCATCCAGGATATCTCGTTTAGCCATTATAGTCAATGGATTTCAATTGTTTCATCTAAGGGTACCTGCCACATATATGTTCTATCGCCTTTTGGTGGTGATGCTAGCCTTCAACAACAAAATGTGAATGGTGAAGGACCGGTTCTAACTCCTAATCTAACGTCGCCATGGTGGTCAGCTGCATGTTGCATGATGCATCAACAGTCACATGCACCTCCTCATCCACCTCCAATTACTTATTCTGTAGTTAGTAGGATTAAAAATGTTAATTCCAGTTGGCTAAGTACTGTTAGCAGTGTTGCTGCTTCTGCAGCAGGAAAGACATTTGGACCATCAGGTGCTGTTGCTGCTATGTTTCATAATTCTCTTTACCATGATCTTTCACCGGTTCCCCCCAAGGCCAACTCTTTGGAACATCTTCTAGTTTACTCTCCGTCTGGTCTTGTCATACAATATGAACTTCTTTTATCTTCATTTGTGGAGCCTTGTGATAGCAGCTTGAAAGCTTTACCTGCTCCTTTGTTGCAACTTCAAGATGAAGAATTACATGTAAATGCTGAGCCAGTTCAGTGGTGGGATGCATGTCGAAGATCAAATTGGCCTCAAAGAGAGGAACATGTTTCCATAATTATCTTTAATAATCAACAAGATAGTGAGACTGTCATCGATTCAGGAGATTGTAAAGATAATGGAAGTTCATGTATCCTGTCAAGTGCCAATGGTGTACCTGGAACAGAGTCAATGGGAAGTGAAAGGTCCTGGTACTTTTCAAATGCAGAAGTACAGATTAGCTCAGGAAAGGTCCCAGTTTGGCAGAAATCAAAG aTTTGTTTCTGTTTGTTGGATCCACTACCAGCTTTTGAAGGTTGTGCAGAAGATCTTACTCATGGAGAAATTGAGAttgaaaaattatcttttaatgaGGTGGAAATAAGGCAAAAGGATTTACTTCCTGTTTTTGAGCAATTTCATGGATTCCAGTCAGACTGGAATGACAG GCAGTACATTGCACCTGAAGCTGCTGCATCCTTTCTAGCTGCAATTAGATGGTCGTGCAATAGG GGTTGGTGGTAG